The Tamandua tetradactyla isolate mTamTet1 chromosome 5, mTamTet1.pri, whole genome shotgun sequence genome window below encodes:
- the IL17A gene encoding interleukin-17A yields MSSMRISSVSLLLLWTLVATVKAGIAIPKNPGCPNTEDKNFPQTVRVNMSILNRNAHSRRPSDYHNRSTSPWNLHRNEDPERYPSVIWEAKCRHLGCVNAQGKVDHHMNSVPIQQEILVLRRESQRCPHSFRLEKMLVAVGCTCVTPIVRTMA; encoded by the exons ATGTCTTCCATGAGGATTTCATCTGTG TCGTTACTGCTGCTGTGGACTCTGGTGGCTACAGTGAAGGCAGGAATAGCAATCCCAAAAAATCCAGGATGCCCAAATACTGAGGACAAGAACTTTCCCCAGACTGTGAGGGTCAACATGAGCATCCTAAACCGAAATGCACATTCTAGAAGGCCCTCAGATTACCACAACCGGTCCACCTCACCTTGGAATCTCCA CCGCAATGAGGACCCCGAGAGATACCCATCTGTGATTTGGGAGGCAAAGTGCCGCCACTTGGGCTGTGTCAATGCCCAAGGGAAGGTGGACCACCACATGAACTCCGTCCCCATCCAGCAAGAAATCTTGGTCCTCCGGAGGGAGTCTCAGCGCTGTCCCCATTCCTTCCGACTAGAGAAGATGCTGGTGGCGGTGGGCTGCACCTGTGTCACGCCCATTGTCCGTACCATGGCCTGA